In one window of Vanrija pseudolonga chromosome 5, complete sequence DNA:
- the rhlG_1 gene encoding Rhamnolipids biosynthesis 3-oxoacyl-[acyl-carrier-protein] reductase yields MVTLTQPSFTPPSFALDDLFSVQGRTVFITGGGTGLGKAIATAYATNGARVIIAGRRADVLDKAVAEITKAAAKGGSAVAVQGDVGSKAGVAALYDAVAKVTDVVDVLINCAGVMKSYKNPTSTPNDIDAVTKMMWDGCEDEDWNVTNQININGVYFTTVKFVPLLLKSDLKSVIVIASIAGLILQRQMGSVSYGVSKAGTIHTANLLAGRLSPANIRVNTICPGIFPSEMTGVSAASGGLEYDIGETPAKAAARSVAGRPGLPHEIAGPALLLGSRAGSFMDGANLVVDGGRALGAGIHDGIKIADELLGNL; encoded by the exons ATGGTCACACTCACCCAGCCGTCATTCACGCCGCCCAGCtttgcgctcgacgacctcttCTCCGTGCAGGGGCGG ACCGTGTTCatcactggcggcggcaccggtCTTGGCAAGG CCATCGCAACGGCATACGCTACCAACGGCGCCCGCGTGATCAttgccggccgccgcgccgacgtgctcgacaagGCTGTGGCCGAGATCACCAAGGCGGCCGCGAAGGGCGGCAGTGCGGTTGC CGTGCAGGGTGATGTTGGGTCCaaggcgggcgtcgcggcgctctACGACGCCGTGGCCAAGGTCACCGATGTG GTCGACGTGCTTATCAACTGCGCTGGCGTGATGAAGTCGTACAAGAACCCCACGAGCACGCCGAATGACATCGACGCGGTCACCAAGATGATGTGGGACGGGtgtgaggacgaggactggAACGTGACCAACCAGA TCAACATCAACGGCGTCTACTTCACCACGGTCAAGTTTgtcccgctcctcctcaagtCGGACCTCAAGTCGGTCATTGTCATCGCTAGCATTGCGGGGTTGATCCTCCAGCGCCAGATGGGCAGCGTGTCGTACGGCGTGTCGAAGGCGGGCA CCATCCACACggccaacctcctcgccggtCGTCTCAGCCC GGCCAACATCCGCGTCAACACCATCTGCCCCGGCATCTTCCCCTCCGAGATGacgggcgtgtcggccgcgtccGGCGGGCTCGAGTACGACATTGGCGAGAcgcccgccaaggccgccgcgcggtcCGTCGCTGGGCGCCCCGGCCTGCCGCATGAGATTGCCGGCCCGGCCCTCCTgctcggctcgcgcgccggcagctTCATGGACGGCGCGAACCTCGTTGTGGACGGTGGGCGGGCGCTTGGCGCCGGCATCCACGACGGTATCAAGATTGCGGATGAGCTGCTCGGTAACCTCTAA
- the CTR4_1 gene encoding Copper transport protein CTR4, which yields MSLGVPSQILMDMGGGAPGKGPSCKISMLWNWTVIDSCFLASSWHVRTKGQFAGSCLGVFFLCAAIELVRRLGRDYDRRLVASAAARTVSVEDGSNGSGSPNKGVSGVSGVPLLSGPGAGAFAPNWFQQVFRSVIYGSQFTAAFLVMLLGMYYNGYILISLFLGQTFGYFLFGRDTVGAAEGVHSGCCC from the exons atgTCCCTCGGTGTCCCATCGCAGATCCTCATGgacatgggcggcggcgccccgGGCAAGGGCCCCTCGTGCAAGA TCTCCATGCTCTGGAACTGGACCGTCATCGACTCGTGCttcctcgcgtcgtcgtggcaCGTCCGCACAAAGGGCCAGTTTGCGGGCTCGTGCCTGGGTGTCTTCTTCCTG TGCGCAGccatcgagctcgtccgccgcctcggAAGGGACTAcgaccgccgcctcgtcgcgtcggccgcggcgcgcaccgtgtccgtcgaggacggcagcaacggcagcggcagcccCAACAAGGGCGTgtcgggcgtgtcgggcgtccccctcctctccgGCCCGGGCGCAGGCGCGTTCGCGCCAAACTGGTTCCAGCAGGTCTTCCGCAGCGTCATCTACGGCTCGCAGTTCACGGCGGCTTTCCTCGT CATGCTCCTCGGCATGTACTACAACGGCTACATCCTCATCtcgctcttcctcggccaGACGTTCGGATACTTCCTCTTCGGGCGGGAcacggtcggcgcggccgagggcgtgcaCTCGGGGTGTTGTTGCTGA
- the psiT1_1 gene encoding Major facilitator-type transporter psiT1 — MPTAVDERTPLLGAARRPISPAGAAAAPVPTAASTTEAVTTTPAPAPATSSSLFPPLARVLAASVLISLTFSVTQTALVYSFRTMTCDEYYRTREWHGVGDRCAVRAIEARTAERVALMSGLTTAASIVNLFTSAWFIQRYGVKAAMFQQTIWAALRNLTQIYAQTVGGKLGMDIITTTQLFNVLGSAGGYQLCANSYVAILSSDEARTANFGVLGGIMMLGSGLGYSFGGLAERWFGYLAPFQLAFVLLVSCTLFGMFFLPYVAPSADATKERKGGFLTPLKTFVPRMIVSPSGRTRKSYNLTFLGVGTFCSVLATGYVPLALQLVGTNLFGFTPDTSGYMMTLTLGVRAFFLALCFPKIISVGRRWFSGAAPASPSTPGSPKPQPVVHPEDADQAEVADAAGQPVSDSAPALTDTAHGAAFDLVFLRYSILLDGILTGATTFLTAGWHVYLAASVLPFASGTGSAAKGVVMELVRPEERADALSAIALVERLAQVTTIGLFGYVFAYFTDIGLPTLVFAADAAIAILAFVILLPVTMRSPARTEAA, encoded by the exons ATGCCGACAGCGGTAGATGAGCGGACACCATTACTGGGGGCCGCCAGGCGCCCGATCTCGcccgcgggggcggcggcggctccagtgccgacggcggcgtcgacgacagaagccgtgacgacgacgccagcgccagcgccagcgacctcgagctccctCTTCCcgcccctcgcgcgcgtcctcgccgcgtcggTGCTCATCAGCCTCACCTTCTCCGTGACGCAGACGGCGCTCGTGTACTCTTTCCGCACGATGACATGCGACGAGTACTACCGTACCCGGGAGtggcacggcgtcggggacCGGTGTGCCGTGCGCGCGATCGAGGCGCGCACCGCGGAGCGTGTGGCGCTCATGTCGGGGCTGACAACTGCGgcgt CCATCGTCAACCTCTTCACATCCGCCTGGTTCATCCAGCGGTACGGCGTCAAAGCGGCCATGTTCCAGCAGACCATctgggcggcgctgcgcaaCCTCACGCAGATCTACGCGCAGACCGTGGGCGGGAAACTCGGCATGGACATTATCACCACGACACAGCTGTTCAACGTGCTCGGGAGCGCGGGCGG gtACCAGCTCTGCGCCAACTCGTACGTCGCCATCCTGAGCTCTGACGAGGCGCGCACGGCCAACTTTGGCGTGCTGGGCGGCATCATGATGCTGGGCTCGGGGCTGGGATACTCGTTTggcgggctcgccgagcggtGGTTCGGCTACCTCGCGCCGTTCCAGCTGGCCTTTGTGCTGCTGGTGAGCTGCACCCTGTTTGGCATGTTCTTCCTGCCATACGTCGCGCCCAGCGCAGACGCGACAAAGGAGCGCAAGGGTGGCTTCCTTACCCCGCTCAAGACGTTCGTGCCCCGCATGATCGTGTCGCCGTCAGGCCGTACACGCAAGTCGTACAACCTCACgttcctcggcgtcggcacctTCTGCTCCGTCCTCGCGACGGGCTACGTGCCCCTTGCGCTCCAGCTCGTTGGGACCAACCTCTTTGGCTTTACGCCAGACACGTCGGGCTACATGATGACGCTGACGCTTGGCGTGCGGGCCTTCTTCCTGGCGCTGTGCTTTCCAAAGATCATCTCggtcgggcggcggtggttcagcggcgcggcgccagcatCGCCATCGACGCCGGGCTCGCCCAAGCCCCAGCCTGTGGTCCaccccgaggacgcggaccaggccgaggtcgccgacgcggcggggcAGCCCgtgtccgactcggcgccagcgctgACAGACacggcgcacggcgcggcgttcgacctcgtcttcctGCGCTACTCGATCCTGCTCGACGGGATCCTCACGGGCGCCACGACGTTCCTCACGGCGGGATGGCACGTGTACCTCGCCGCAAGCGTGTTGCCCTTTGCGAGTGGCACTGGGTCCGCGGCAAAGGGCGTGGTCATGGAGCTCGTGCGGCCGGAAGAGCGCGCAGACGCGCTCAGCGCCATCGCCCTCGTGGAGCGCTTGGCGCAGGTCACGACCATCGGGCTGTTTGGGTACGTCTTTGCGTACTTTACGGACATTGGGCTGCCAACGCTCGTGTTTGCCGCGGACGCGGCGATTGCGATTCTGGCGTTTGTCATCCTGCTACCGGTGACGATGCGGTCGCCAGCGAGGACTGAAGCAGCATAG
- the ERT1_1 gene encoding Transcription activator of gluconeogenesis ERT1 — protein sequence MAVLAAAPPTSSSSSPTSTSTRVAPYPPTKPLAMSATTTQSTQNWARKAREASDASGSVSASSQASDTSPVQRLKPLKASPARTKTRPDGKVARKKVAKACLACQKSHLTCDECRPCTRCTKKGIGDQCVEGVRKKAKYLMEGDERAAPAVPAIPTAPTATVTATTTTTSTAPPAPVPAPAFNTSPTTVPFGGGTIPVSMLGNVSVPAAEPVRVPDNIWLTAPLPEVQPAPVQLTDWAIPANDPFNFSASAAANLEYEMFDSMFGSMSPSFPLGDLGTGNTTDGSTPSLWSNFGLPDPSSNNSSDSNGVLLTPQADPPSSLQPILATDQSPSNPLYTNGNNWSQGGVFDDNNPLGGGLTGGIDFAPILPKKLTPSDVYNNVVKPYDYTEGYHSLMEYLTQTFDKPDILRVVRALAAFRPSLIALQMPMTEEDEIFVERSFQRTLIELEKLISYSATPTAVWRRTGEIVAAAPEFCKLIGKTEEELVRARTCIYQLMAKQSTIDYWENFAVHAFENTTQNFFQATTLVNGAKSTPCAACYTIRRDVFDLPSVVIGQFLPIPAEALNGAANSTNSNSE from the exons ATGGCTGTCCTCGCagccgcaccgccgacatcatcatcatcatcaccaacATCAACGTCGACCAGAGTCGCGCCGTACCCACCAACAAAGCCTCTGGCAATGTCGGCAACGACAACACAATCAACCCAGAACTGGGCGCGCAAGGCAAGAGAAGCCTCGGACGCGTCCGGTTCAGTATCGGCTTCATCTCAAGCATCAGACACGTCGCCAGTCCAGCGCTTGAAGCCACTCAAGGCATCGCCGGCCCGGACAAAGACCCGTCCtgacggcaaggtcgccaGGAAAAAGGTGGCAAAGGCCTGCCTCGCCTGCCAGAAGAGCCACCTCACTTGCGACGAAT GCCGCCCATGTACCCGCTGCACCAAGAAGGGCATCGGAGACCAGTGTGTCGAGGGTGTgcgcaagaaggccaagtACCTTatggagggcgacgagcggg CCGCCCCAGCGGTTCCCGCGATCCCCACGGCTCCCACTGCCACcgtcaccgccaccaccaccacgacgtcgaccgcgccgcctgctccaGTACCTGCCCCAGCGTTCAACACGTCCCCCACGACCGTTCCATTCGGGGGTGGCACCATCCCAGTGTCCATGCTCGGCAACGTCAGCGTGCCTGCAGCAGAACCCGTGCGCGTTCCCGACAACATCTGGCTCACGGCGCCTCTGCCAGAAGTGCAGCCTGCGCCCGTGCAGCTCACCGACTGGGCCATTCCTGCCAACGACCCGTTCA ACTTCTCGGCTTCCGCTGCTGCCAACCTCGAGTATGAAATGTTCGACTCAATGTTCGGCTCCATGTCCCCTTCGTTCCCGCTCGGCGATCTTGGCACTGGCAACACAACCGACGGCTCGACGCCTTCCCTGTGGTCAAACTTTGGCCTGCCCGaccccagcagcaacaacagcagtGACAGCAACGGCGTGCTCCTCACGCCCCAGGCCGACCCTCCCAGCTCGCTCCAGCCCATCCTGGCGACGGACCAGTCGCCTTCGAACCCGCTGTACACGAACGGCAACAACTGGAGCCAGGGCGGCGTGTTCGATGACAACAACCCGCTCGGCGGTGGCCTCACTGGCGGCATCGACTTTGCGCCGATCCTGCCCAAGAAGCTCACGCCTTCCGACGTCTACAACAATGTTGTCAAGCCATACGACTACACCGAGGGCTACCACTCTCTTATGGAGTACCTGACGCAAACATTCGACAAGCCCGACATTCTTCGCGTCGTCCGCGCCTTAGCCGCGTTCCGCCCCAGCTTGATCGCGCTCCAGATGCCCATgacggaggaggacgagatcTTTGTCGAGCGCTCGTTCCAGCGCAcgctcatcgagctcgagaagctcatCTCGTACTCGGCCACGCCCACGGCTGTCTGGCGCCGAACTGGCGAGattgtcgctgctgctcccgaGTTCTGCAAACTCATTGGCAAGactgaggaggagctcgtccGCGCGCGGACCTGCATCTACCAGCTCATGGCCAAGCAGAGCACGATCGACTACTGGGAGAACTTTGCCGTCCACGCGTTTGAGAACACTACGCAAAACTTCTTCCAGGCGACCACGCTCGTCAACGGCGCCAAGAGCACGCCCTGTGCGGCCTGCTACACGATCCGCCGCGACGTGTTTGACCTGCCTTCGGTCGTCATTGGCCAGTTCTTGCCCATCCCGGCAGAGGCCTTGAACGGCGCTGCCAACAGCACCAACAGCAATTCAGAGTAG
- the ATG5 gene encoding Autophagy protein 5 — MSAAAGSVQSSTNLFRRLAWNSSVPIEVRLADDVAGGAVDKYYTQAPRYTYLPLLLQGVREQLVDVALDDKALAEHSDDSQWWFEEDPGDSEESNVKFALQGPCKWHWPIDLIELHAAISRTGRRGAEAEPDAPPSPLKLILHLSSPPADKLAVPPGIESCRTQFVSQVKEADFVRWGNTKRVTGLRRGDLEAGWEGVVANDFDLHARMASRVVPLPIPLPPANTAQQATPSGITSRPPSTEPGQTSSREPKLESAYAARSLPIKVYLPDGAPALQFPVPSLGNDGRPTTLLSLLRTHLPLLFPTVAEPYVLAQPLAQGIILPPDAEAAWLAACMAGADGWLRIGIRIVGEA; from the exons ATGTCAGCCGCCGCAGGCAGCGTCCAGTCGTCGACCAACCTCTTCCGGCGGCTAGCGTGGAACTCGTCGGTCCCAATCGAggtgcgcctcgccgacgacgtcgcgggcggcgcagtGGACAAGTACTAT ACCCAAGCACCGCGATACACGTACCTCCCGCTCCTGCTCCAGGGCGTGCGGGaacagctcgtcgacgtcgcgctcgacgacaaggcgctAGCTGAGCACTCGGACGACAGCCAGTGGTGGTTTGAAGAAGACCCCGGAGACAGCGAGGAGAGCAATGTCAAGTTTGCGCTACAAGGACCGTGCAAGTG GCACTGGCCAATAGACCTGAtcgagctgcacgccgccatcAGCCGCacgggccggcgcggggccgaggccgagcccgacgcgccgccttCGCCGCTCAAACTGATCCTGCACTTGTCCTCTCCGCCGGCAGACAAgctcgccgtgccgcccgGCATCGAGTCGTGCCGCACGCAGTTCGTGAGCCAGGTCAAGGAGGCGGACTTTGTGCGCTGGGGCAACACGAAGCGCGTGACGGGTCTGCGGCGAGGAGATCTCGAGGCGGGGTGGGAAGGCGTCGTCGCAAACGACTTTGACCTGCACGCGCGCATGGCGAGCCGCGTCGTGCCGCTGCCCatcccgctgccgccggcgaacACAGCGCAGCAggccacgccgagcggcaTCAcgtcccgcccgccctcgaccgAGCCAGGCcagacgtcgtcgcgcgagccCAAGCTCGAGAGCGCGTACGCCGCCCGCAGCCTCCCGATCAAGGTCTACCTCCCCGAcggtgcgccggcgctccAGTTCCCCGTCCCAAGCCTTGGCAACGATGgccgcccgacgacgctgctcaGCCTCCTCCGCACCCACCTGCCCCTCCTCTTCCCCACCGTCGCAGAGCCGTacgtcctcgcccagcccctCGCACAGGGCATCATCTTGCCGCCTGACGCTGAGGCGGCATGGCTCGCCGCGTGCAtggccggcgcggacggctGGCTGCGCATCGGAATCCGGATCGTGGGCGAGGCGTAG